In one Cygnus atratus isolate AKBS03 ecotype Queensland, Australia chromosome 14, CAtr_DNAZoo_HiC_assembly, whole genome shotgun sequence genomic region, the following are encoded:
- the SEPTIN8 gene encoding septin-8 isoform X4: MDVVLSLVKGEETERLSLVGQTRRAPGDGETGIGKSTLMNTLFNTTFETEEASHYESAVRLRPRTYDLQESNVHLKLTIVDAVGFGDQINKDESYRPIVEYIDTQFENYLQEELKIRRSLFNYHDTRIHVCLYFITPTGHSLKSLDLVTMKKLDSKVNIIPIIAKADTISKSELHKFKIKIMSELVSNGVQIYQFPTDDEAVAEINSVMNAHLPFAVVGSTEEVKVGNKLVRARQYPWGVVQVENESHCDFVKLREMLIRVNMEDLREQTHTRHYELYRRCKLEEMGFKDTDPDSQPFSLQETYETKRKEFLGELQKKEEEMRQMFVNKVKETEAELKEKERELHEKFEHLKRIHQEEKRKVEEKRRELEEEMNAFNRRKVAVETLQSQSLQATSQQPLRKDKDKKKC; this comes from the exons ATGGACGTGGTTCTCAGCCTGGTGAAGGGCGAGGAAACCGAGCGGCTGAGCCTTGTGGGTCAGACCAGAAGAGCTCCTGGAGATG GTGAGACGGGCATTGGCAAGTCCACACTGATGAATACTCTTTTCAACACCACGTTCGAGACGGAGGAAGCCAGTCACTACGAGAGCGCGGTTCGCTTGCGGCCGCGGACCTACGACCTGCAGGAGAGCAACGTCCACCTGAAACTAACCATCGTGGATGCGGTTGGATTCGGGGACCAGATAAATAAAGACGAAAG TTACAGGCCGATCGTTGAGTACATTGATACGCAGTTTGAAAACtatctgcaagaagagctgAAAATCCGCCGTTCTCTCTTCAACTACCACGACACGAGGATTCACGTCTGCCTGTACTTCATCACTCCCACCGGGCACTCGCTCAAGTCCTTGGACCTGGTGACGATGAAGAAGCTGGATAGCAAG gTGAACATTATCCCGATCATCGCCAAAGCAGACACCATTTCCAAGAGCGAGTTGCACAAATTTAAGATAAAGATCATGAGCGAGCTGGTCAGCAACGGTGTGCAGATCTACCAGTTCCCCACAGATGACGAAGCAGTTGCCGAGATCAACTCGGTGATGAAT GCTCATCTGCCCTTTGCTGTGGTCGGCAGCACGGAGGAGGTGAAGGTTGGGAACAAGCTGGTGAGAGCTCGGCAGTACCCGTGGGGAGTGGTGCAAG TTGAGAATGAAAGTCACTGCGACTTCGTGAAGCTGCGAGAAATGCTGATTCGAGTCAACATGGAGGACCTCCGGGAGCAGACTCACACCCGCCACTACGAGCTGTACAGGAGGTGCAAACTGGAGGAGATGGGCTTCAAGGACACGGATCCGGACAGCCAGCCCTTCAG CCTACAAGAAACATATgagaccaaaagaaaagaattcttgGGTGAGCTccagaagaaagaggaagaaatgagaCAAATGTTTGTTAACAAAGTCAAGGAGACGGAGGCAgagctgaaggagaaggagagagag CTGCACGAGAAGTTTGAGCACTTGAAAAGGATACaccaggaggagaaaaggaaggtggaggagaagaggagggagctggAAGAAGAGATGAATGCCTTCAACAGGCGGAAAGTAGCGGTGGAAACCTTGCAGTCCCAGTCCTTGCAGGCTACCTCACAGCAGCCGCTGAGGAAggacaaagacaagaaaaa GTGTTAA
- the SEPTIN8 gene encoding septin-8 isoform X5 produces MNTLFNTTFETEEASHYESAVRLRPRTYDLQESNVHLKLTIVDAVGFGDQINKDESYRPIVEYIDTQFENYLQEELKIRRSLFNYHDTRIHVCLYFITPTGHSLKSLDLVTMKKLDSKVNIIPIIAKADTISKSELHKFKIKIMSELVSNGVQIYQFPTDDEAVAEINSVMNAHLPFAVVGSTEEVKVGNKLVRARQYPWGVVQVENESHCDFVKLREMLIRVNMEDLREQTHTRHYELYRRCKLEEMGFKDTDPDSQPFSLQETYETKRKEFLGELQKKEEEMRQMFVNKVKETEAELKEKERELHEKFEHLKRIHQEEKRKVEEKRRELEEEMNAFNRRKVAVETLQSQSLQATSQQPLRKDKDKKKC; encoded by the exons ATGAATACTCTTTTCAACACCACGTTCGAGACGGAGGAAGCCAGTCACTACGAGAGCGCGGTTCGCTTGCGGCCGCGGACCTACGACCTGCAGGAGAGCAACGTCCACCTGAAACTAACCATCGTGGATGCGGTTGGATTCGGGGACCAGATAAATAAAGACGAAAG TTACAGGCCGATCGTTGAGTACATTGATACGCAGTTTGAAAACtatctgcaagaagagctgAAAATCCGCCGTTCTCTCTTCAACTACCACGACACGAGGATTCACGTCTGCCTGTACTTCATCACTCCCACCGGGCACTCGCTCAAGTCCTTGGACCTGGTGACGATGAAGAAGCTGGATAGCAAG gTGAACATTATCCCGATCATCGCCAAAGCAGACACCATTTCCAAGAGCGAGTTGCACAAATTTAAGATAAAGATCATGAGCGAGCTGGTCAGCAACGGTGTGCAGATCTACCAGTTCCCCACAGATGACGAAGCAGTTGCCGAGATCAACTCGGTGATGAAT GCTCATCTGCCCTTTGCTGTGGTCGGCAGCACGGAGGAGGTGAAGGTTGGGAACAAGCTGGTGAGAGCTCGGCAGTACCCGTGGGGAGTGGTGCAAG TTGAGAATGAAAGTCACTGCGACTTCGTGAAGCTGCGAGAAATGCTGATTCGAGTCAACATGGAGGACCTCCGGGAGCAGACTCACACCCGCCACTACGAGCTGTACAGGAGGTGCAAACTGGAGGAGATGGGCTTCAAGGACACGGATCCGGACAGCCAGCCCTTCAG CCTACAAGAAACATATgagaccaaaagaaaagaattcttgGGTGAGCTccagaagaaagaggaagaaatgagaCAAATGTTTGTTAACAAAGTCAAGGAGACGGAGGCAgagctgaaggagaaggagagagag CTGCACGAGAAGTTTGAGCACTTGAAAAGGATACaccaggaggagaaaaggaaggtggaggagaagaggagggagctggAAGAAGAGATGAATGCCTTCAACAGGCGGAAAGTAGCGGTGGAAACCTTGCAGTCCCAGTCCTTGCAGGCTACCTCACAGCAGCCGCTGAGGAAggacaaagacaagaaaaa GTGTTAA
- the CCNI2 gene encoding cyclin-I2, with protein MKCPGPPESSRLACFLESALARETRIWKVPVFHRLTLKGTDISPSCYEKTVLWIAEISSRFQFYPETFALAISILNRLLASVKAQLKYLQCIAISCLVLAAKTNEEDEVIPSVKMLAVQSGCKRSPAEILRMERIILDKLHWDLYTATPMDFLNIFHAMVMSNWPHLLNGQPQTNPSRHVAFLTKQLQHCMACHQLVQFKGSTLALVIITLELERLTPDWFPVITDLLKKAQVTSTEFIHCKEFVDRELMRLQPSNAIYIFYPVTQAIQGHPEAGLACPYPSGLKHSQQARLRVAVSQPVSAPFTSSPAQIPDDAMETDDYYDGFSHLYSEDGGVDGGRGHVGGFCPQLRPGEGSSPCPPLQAPERD; from the exons ATGAAGTGCCCTGGACCTCCAGAGAGCTCGAGACTTGCCTGCTTCCTGGAAAGTGCCTTAGCCAGAGAGACTAGGATTTGGAAAGTGCCAGTTTTCCACCGTCTCACCCTGAAG gGTACGGATATCTCTCCGTCATGTTACGAGAAAACAGTTCTCTGGATTGCAGAAATCAGCTCTCGGTTCCAGTTCTACCCTGAAACATTCGCCTTAGCCATCAGCATCCTTAACCGGTTACTGGCATCGGTAAAG gcCCAATTAAAATATCTGCAGTGCATAGCAATTTCCTGCCTTGTCCTTGCAGCAAAAACCAACGAAGAAGATGAG gtaaTACCATCGGTGAAGATGCTCGCAGTGCAGAGTGGTTGTAAACGCTCTCCAGCTGAGATCTTGAGAATGGAAAGAATTATACTAGATAAGCTTCACTGGGATCTTTACACAGCAACACCAATGGATTTCTTAAACATT ttCCATGCCATGGTGATGTCCAACTGGCCCCATCTACTAAATGGGCAGCCTCAGACGAATCCTTCCCGCCACGTTGCATTCTTGACCAAACAGCTACAGCACTGTATGGCGTGCCACCAACTAGTGCAGTTTAAGGGCTCCACATTGGCCTTGGTGATCATCACCTTAGAGTTGGAGAGGCTGACTCCTGATTGGTTTCCTGTTATTACTGATCTGCTAAAAAAAGCACAG GTTACCAGTACTGAATTCATTCACTGCAAAGAGTTCGTGGATCGAGAGCTAATGCGTTTGCAGCCATCCAACgccatttacattttttatccCGTCACTCAAGCCATCCAGGGCCATCCCGAGGCAGGGTTAGCCTGCCCTTACCCTTCTGGATTGAAACATTCCCAGCAAGCGAGGCTGAGGGTGGCCGTGAGCCAGCCAGTTTCAGCACCTTTCACATCTAGTCCAGCCCAAATTCCTGACGACGCCATGGAGACAGATGACTACTATGATGGATTCAGCCACCTGTACAGTGAGGATGGGGGAGTGGACGGTGGGAGGGGACACGTGGGCGGCTTCTGCCCTCAGCTGAGGCCTGGAGAAGGCAGCTCCCCCTGTCCTCCCTTGCAGGCACCTGAAAGGGACTAG